A stretch of DNA from Cryptomeria japonica chromosome 4, Sugi_1.0, whole genome shotgun sequence:
aaaaaaatataaaaatattttttcataagAAATGTGatgaccaaacattaaaacataaaatagtattaaaaattattaaaaatcattAATCGGTAATTTATTAATTAACAAGAAGTTAAGAAATTTATAGTCGTAGCAATTCAATTGACAAGAActttaaataattgaaaatatgcTATTGTCATTCCATGATCCAATTCAAACCAACATATAGACTATACTAAATGTGTGAATGATATAAATATTGACTCTTCAAAATTCTAACTTACTAATCTATTGTGATATATACATTACTCAAATTGTTTATACAACATTATAAAGATAATACATAAATATAGACAAACTATTATATCTAATTAATTTCCTACTGATTTATAAAAATTAAAGACCTTTACACTCATCTTATAGATAAAAATAGCATATCAAACGATCGTGAATGTGTGTTTTTAAACCTATTTTAAACACAAATTTCTGAAAGGCATCCgatgatttaatttttttaaattattagttTTTATTTACATCAATAATTACATTTATTTGTACAATTAGTCTCCAAGACAGTATGAAATTTACATTTGATTGAATTGGCTTATTGGTGGGTCGGCATAAGAGAGTCCATTCATAGTCTAGAAAGTAGTGGTTTAGCCATGCTTACGTGGGTGAAACAACCATGCTTGACTATGCTGTCGCCTAAGGCTATTTTCTGCTATAACATTTCCAATTGACATTCAGGTAAGCCATAAATTAActgtaaaattttaaataatctaaTAAGGTCATGAGGCCCTGAAGAATTCAACCGCTATCTACCAATCCCACCTCTCGATTATACAACTATTATGACCTCACATTGGATTCCAATTCAACCGCAACCTCTACTTCACCAGCAACCTCTTTCACCAAATACTCCATTTCCATTCATTAATCAAACTCTGTATTCAGATATAAATAACGATCTAACATGGTCAGAGTCATTCAAACATTAGGCTATATTGACTTCATTACTTGCTTCTGCTCTCTTATATCTTTCCCTCTGCAAAACTTATACGTAAGTAGCCATGACAATACGGTTGTTCTACCCAATAGCTTTGGTGTTCCTTGTTTTGTCAAATATGCTGAGCAAGGGATCATGCCAAGCTGGCGTTGGGAGCATAGTTCGAACCCAAATGCAGCAAGTGCTGGCATTCCTAAACACACCCAATGGGAATTCAGTGTCTGTAGTACAGGTCTCAGGCTCTTCTGTAGTTAACACGCCCGCAGGCAATGGATTTACAGTAACCCAGCCATTTTTAACATCCCAATCGGGCACATTCACCGCAATGCTTGTGAGAAAGCAGACAAATCCAGGCCTAGGAGGACTTGGCTTGGAATACTGCTATGTTGATGTTATAAATACGGCAGCCCAGCAGAGCATTTGGGAGTCTCCATGCCAGGCTGTCACCACAACGAGCCCATGTATTCTTCTGTTAACAGATGACGGGTTGCAGATAAATGATGGCAACAATGAAGTGTGGAACAACGGAGCGGACAATTATCAGTCACTGGTTTTGCTTGAGAGTGGGGAGTTGAGAATGGTGGATAACAATGGGCAGAGCGCGTGGTCGGGCAACGATGACCCTTTGGTTAATCAGAACTGTGGAACTGCTCTGAGTCCCGGATCGCTTCCTTTCATTCAGCCTGCTTTTTCATCTCCACTGGAGGCCGATCTGCCAAATGGGCAGTCGGTTTTTAACCAGCCTTTGGTTGGGGCGAATCCATTGATCGGGGGAAGTGCCATGGTGAAGAATAGTGTTGGTTATTATCTGTCCCTGGTTCTGATCGGCATCTTTGTTTTCTACTATTGCTAGCAGTTGATATCATTGTGTTAGGGTTTGGGAGGAGTGACTGTAATTAGGATTGTGGTTTCATGGTCTCTAAGTTTTACAGTTCTGAAGTGCTTtcgttttattgattttttttcttgccatttgtattttgaattacaTTCACATTTGATTTCAAACCCGCTTGCCTCAATGGTTGTAACTGTAATTAATGGTTGTAACTGTAATTggagtagaaaacaaagaaagcagCAATATTGTGCTGTGTTTATCTTTTATCGCATGCCTCATCTCACTGTAATTTGAATACTTGACTATTTAATGGATATTATTGTTTAATGGCTAATCCAAGTTTGCTTTGTATCTACATGTATTTACTGTTTGTTCTTGATTTGTATATGCTCTAGTCTTCTGTCTGGTTGAGATTTTTTCAAAATAGAATAGAAGAGTCACGACAGGCTTTGACGCGCCACTTACGTGTTGTCACATATTTGACTTTCATTTTAGAAAGAGTTATGATGGGTTTTCTTTGAAAGTTCATGTAACTATCTACGCAACCAATTaacataaattatttaattatccagATGAAAGATAAATTGGGATGTACTCTTTTTAGCATCATTTTTTTGGGATGtattctttttatcatcatttttttcaaaattaccATCTATGCAACCAATTaacataaattatttaattatccagATGA
This window harbors:
- the LOC131070080 gene encoding uncharacterized protein LOC131070080, which translates into the protein MTIRLFYPIALVFLVLSNMLSKGSCQAGVGSIVRTQMQQVLAFLNTPNGNSVSVVQVSGSSVVNTPAGNGFTVTQPFLTSQSGTFTAMLVRKQTNPGLGGLGLEYCYVDVINTAAQQSIWESPCQAVTTTSPCILLLTDDGLQINDGNNEVWNNGADNYQSLVLLESGELRMVDNNGQSAWSGNDDPLVNQNCGTALSPGSLPFIQPAFSSPLEADLPNGQSVFNQPLVGANPLIGGSAMVKNSVGYYLSLVLIGIFVFYYC